In the Ramlibacter tataouinensis TTB310 genome, one interval contains:
- a CDS encoding XdhC family protein: MENLDVMVLRTLRDWRLAGRRALLATVVRTWGSSPRPVGSIMALCEDGAVAGSVSGGCIEDDLIWRYSRAYAGQGDAREMPQGAPAFVKYGITADEAHRFGLPCGGTLELLLEPDPEGASLGRLVEQLEAGHLVRRTVRLADGQVTLEPADTPSELALDEADMANTFGPEYRMLLIGAGPLTEYLATMALFSGFAVTVCDPREEYSAGFNVPGARLVREMPDDVVAAFRPDRRSCVVALTHDPKLDDLALLEALGTDAFYVGAIGSRRNNEARRERMVEHFGQTEASLERLRGPIGIYIGSKTPPEIAVSVMAEILAVKNGVPLPRDLDVARAKDQLAVQANDPGALVCGVRA, from the coding sequence ATGGAAAACCTGGACGTGATGGTGCTGCGCACCCTGCGCGACTGGCGGCTGGCCGGCCGCCGGGCGCTGCTGGCGACCGTGGTGCGCACCTGGGGCTCGTCGCCCCGGCCGGTGGGGTCGATCATGGCCCTGTGCGAGGACGGCGCCGTGGCCGGCTCGGTCTCGGGCGGCTGCATCGAGGACGACCTGATCTGGCGCTACAGCCGCGCCTATGCCGGCCAGGGCGACGCCCGCGAGATGCCGCAGGGCGCGCCGGCCTTCGTCAAGTACGGCATCACGGCCGACGAGGCGCACCGCTTCGGCCTGCCCTGCGGCGGCACGCTGGAGCTGCTGCTGGAGCCCGACCCCGAGGGCGCCAGCCTGGGCCGCCTGGTGGAGCAGCTGGAGGCCGGCCATCTGGTGCGGCGCACCGTGCGCCTGGCCGACGGGCAGGTGACGCTGGAGCCGGCGGACACGCCGTCGGAGCTGGCGCTGGATGAGGCGGACATGGCCAACACCTTCGGCCCGGAGTACCGCATGCTGCTGATCGGCGCCGGCCCGCTCACCGAGTACCTGGCCACCATGGCCCTGTTCAGCGGCTTTGCCGTGACGGTGTGCGACCCGCGCGAGGAGTACAGCGCGGGCTTCAACGTGCCGGGCGCGCGCCTGGTGCGCGAGATGCCCGACGACGTGGTGGCGGCCTTCCGGCCCGACCGGCGCAGCTGCGTGGTGGCCCTGACGCACGACCCCAAGCTGGACGACCTGGCGCTGCTGGAGGCGCTGGGCACCGACGCCTTCTACGTCGGCGCGATCGGCAGCCGCCGTAACAACGAGGCCCGGCGCGAACGCATGGTTGAACACTTCGGCCAGACCGAAGCCTCGCTCGAGCGGCTGCGCGGGCCCATCGGCATCTACATCGGCAGCAAGACGCCGCCGGAGATCGCCGTGAGCGTCATGGCCGAGATCCTGGCCGTGAAGAACGGCGTGCCGCTGCCGCGCGACCTGGACGTGGCCCGGGCCAAGGATCAGCTGGCGGTGCAGGCCAACGATCCCGGCGCACTGGTGTGCGGCGTGCGCGCCTAG